The Centroberyx gerrardi isolate f3 chromosome 7, fCenGer3.hap1.cur.20231027, whole genome shotgun sequence genome contains a region encoding:
- the farsa gene encoding phenylalanine--tRNA ligase alpha subunit, with amino-acid sequence MADTGVVETLLRRIEKVDDGVDSVDMAAGLGVDHQVIVGAVKSLQALGEVISAELRSSKHWELTGEGRETAEQGSHEARVFSSISPEGMAQSELMKLAFGKVGFSKAMSNKWIRVDKAHEGGPRIFKAVESIEDQVTEKLLLVQKGQASQLEEKEKNELKKRKLLSEVTVKSYWITKGESFSTTITKQDTELTPEMIASGTWKEKKFKPYNFEAMGVAPDCGHLHPLMKVRTQFRQIFLEMGFTEMPTNNFIESSFWNFDSLFQPQQHPARDQHDTFFLSDPALAHEFPQDYLERVKKVHSEGGFGSQGYKYDWKIEEAQKNILRTHTTAVSARMLYKLAQQEKFTPVKYFSIDRVFRNETLDATHLAEFHQIEGVVADYGLTLGDLMGILHQFFTKLGITKLRFKPAYNPYTEPSMEVFSYHEGLKKWVEVGNSGVFRPEMLLPMGLPEDVSVIAWGLSLERPTMIKYGINNIRELVGHKVNLQMVYDSPICRLDS; translated from the exons ATGGCCGACACCGGTGTCGTGGAGACGCTCCTACGGCGGATTGAGAAGGTGGACGATGGCGTTGACAGTGTGGACATGGCGGCCGGTCTCGGGGTGGACCACCAGGTCATCGTCGGAGCCGTGAAGAGTCTGCAGGCTCTCGGGGAA GTCATCTCAGCTGAGTTGCGGTCCTCCAAGCACTGGGAGCTGACgggggagggcagagagacagcCGAGCAGGGCAGCCATGAGGCCCGGGTCTTCAGCTCCATCTCGCCGGAGGGCATGGCCCAGAGTGAACTCATG AAACTAGCCTTTGGGAAGGTTGGCTTCAGCAAAGCCATGTCCAACAAGTGGATCCGAGTGGACAAGGCACACGAGGGCGGCCCTAGGATATTCAAGGCT GTGGAGAGCATAGAAGACCAGGTTACAGAGAAGCTGCTTCTGGTCCAGAAAGGTCAGGCATCCCaactggaggagaaggagaagaatgAGCTGAAGAAGAGAAAACTGCTCTCTGAAGT GACAGTGAAGTCTTACTGGATCACTAAGGGCGAGTCCTTCAGCACCACCATCACCAAACAGGACACGGAGCTCACTCCAGAGATGATTGCCAG CGGTAcctggaaagagaaaaaattcAAGCCCTATAACTTTGAGGCCATGGGCGTCGCCCCAGACTGCGGCCACCTGCACCCGCTGATGAAGGTGCGGACACAGTTCAGGCAGATCTTCCTGGAGATGGG GTTCACTGAGATGCCAACCAACAACTTCATAGAGAGCTCCTTCTGGAACTTTGACTCCCTGTTCCAGCCCCAGCAGCACCCAGCCAGGGACCAGCATGACACCTTCTTCCTGTCTG acCCGGCTCTGGCCCATGAGTTCCCCCAGGATTACCTGGAGAGAGTGAAGAAGGTCCACTCAGAGGGAGGCTTCGGTTCACAAGG GTACAAATATGACTGGAAGATAGAGGAGGCCCAGAAGAACATcctccgcacacacacaacagcagtcAGCGCACGCATGTTGTATAAACTTGCGCAGCAG GAAAAGTTCACCCCCGTCAAGTACTTCTCCATTGACAGAGTGTTCAGGAACGAGACCCTGGATGCCACCCATCTGGCCGAGTTCCACCAGATCGAGGGTGTGGTGGCCGACTACGGCCTGACGCTGGGAGACCTCATGGGCATCTTGCATCAGTTCTTCACCAAACTAG GCATTACCAAACTACGCTTCAAGCCTGCCTACAACCCGTACACAGAGCCCAGCATGGAAGTGTTCAGCTACCACGAAG GGCTAAAGAAGTGGGTGGAAGTTGGAAACTCGGGGGTCTTCAGACCAGAGATGCTGCTGCCCATGGGTCTTCCTGAGGATGTGTCTGTCATCGCCTGGGGACTGTCTCTGGagag gcccACCATGATTAAATACGGCATCAACAACATCAGAGAGCTGGTGGGACACAAGGTGAACCTACAGATGGTGTACGACAGCCCCATATGTCGACTGGACTCTTGA